The proteins below are encoded in one region of Thermococcus peptonophilus:
- a CDS encoding P-loop NTPase family protein, which produces MRKEVILLTGPPLNGRDEYISEALERANGESYAYYHVFDYIREVGKERGVRITRKNVLDFAISHPDMMNEIRDEAFERIRKEINESDKRVHLVSTPSLFRWGSGSVIGFTLSNLKLLGPDRVIIILDDVLSVRRRIINDPEWFERFGENPENIKLTTLVMWREDAINHVKTLVHELKKEGINVRYVLQFGIRHPHEVFLDLIFRENKKPLVYLSYPMTGHEEEYYHRVRGFYEKLSEHFTVLDPGALDDWWVVAEYDNQVNRNPKVKRIKIKHLLDGDVVEELDREDIEQATDILRRQLVERDFNLVDVSKAIAVYHYAEGVSAGVISEMAEAYRTLAAIYLYYPFKRRPSPFMEFYGMQNPSRRTMFKDEDEMIRAMVEEKEYWTKA; this is translated from the coding sequence ATGAGGAAGGAAGTGATACTTCTCACTGGCCCTCCCCTCAACGGACGGGACGAGTACATAAGCGAAGCCCTCGAAAGGGCAAACGGAGAGAGCTACGCCTACTACCACGTCTTTGACTACATCCGCGAGGTAGGAAAGGAGCGCGGAGTTAGAATTACCCGGAAGAACGTCCTCGACTTTGCAATAAGCCACCCCGACATGATGAACGAAATAAGGGACGAGGCCTTCGAGAGGATAAGAAAGGAAATTAACGAAAGCGACAAAAGAGTCCACCTGGTATCGACTCCAAGCCTCTTCCGCTGGGGGAGCGGGAGCGTTATTGGGTTCACCCTGAGCAACCTGAAGCTTTTGGGGCCAGACAGGGTCATCATAATCCTTGATGACGTCCTTTCTGTCAGGAGAAGAATAATAAATGACCCAGAGTGGTTCGAACGCTTCGGTGAAAACCCCGAGAACATCAAGCTGACTACGCTGGTTATGTGGCGTGAGGATGCGATAAATCACGTCAAAACCCTCGTCCACGAGCTGAAAAAGGAGGGAATCAACGTCCGCTACGTCCTTCAGTTCGGCATAAGGCACCCGCACGAGGTCTTCCTCGACCTTATATTCCGGGAGAACAAGAAGCCTCTGGTTTACTTAAGCTATCCGATGACGGGTCACGAAGAAGAGTACTACCACAGAGTCAGGGGCTTCTACGAGAAGCTCAGCGAGCACTTCACAGTCCTTGACCCCGGAGCGCTGGACGACTGGTGGGTTGTGGCCGAATATGACAACCAGGTCAATCGGAACCCCAAGGTCAAGAGAATTAAAATCAAGCACCTCCTCGATGGGGACGTGGTTGAGGAGCTCGACAGGGAGGACATAGAGCAGGCGACCGACATACTCAGGAGACAGCTCGTTGAGAGGGACTTCAACCTCGTTGATGTGAGCAAGGCCATAGCGGTTTACCATTATGCGGAAGGTGTTTCAGCTGGCGTTATCAGCGAGATGGCAGAGGCCTACAGGACTTTAGCAGCGATATACCTCTACTACCCGTTCAAGAGGAGACCCAGCCCGTTCATGGAGTTCTACGGCATGCAGAACCCATCGAGAAGAACGATGTTCAAGGACGAGGACGAAATGATTAGGGCAATGGTGGAAGAAAAGGAGTACTGGACGAAGGCTTAA
- the psmB gene encoding archaeal proteasome endopeptidase complex subunit beta — MTEKLKGTTTVGIVCKDGVVLAADRRASLGNMVLSEGVTKVFQIDDHLAIAGAGTVGDILSLVRLLRAEAKLYRAKVGREMSVKALATLTSNILHSGRGFAYMAWFLVGGYDSVPRLYSIDAAGGVTEDRFTAAGSGMEFAFSVLEENYRDGIPLEEGVRLALKAIKAATKRDVFTGGGVTLVTITEEGYREWSEEELKSLLE; from the coding sequence TTGACTGAGAAGCTAAAGGGTACCACCACCGTCGGTATTGTATGTAAGGACGGCGTAGTGCTAGCGGCCGACAGGAGGGCATCGCTCGGCAACATGGTGCTCTCTGAAGGGGTAACGAAGGTGTTCCAGATAGACGACCACCTGGCGATAGCCGGAGCTGGAACGGTCGGGGATATCCTCAGTCTCGTCAGACTGCTCAGGGCTGAAGCCAAGCTCTACCGTGCCAAGGTCGGCAGGGAGATGAGCGTTAAGGCACTTGCGACCCTTACATCGAACATACTCCACAGCGGCAGGGGCTTTGCCTACATGGCGTGGTTCCTCGTAGGTGGCTATGACTCTGTCCCAAGGCTCTACTCAATAGACGCCGCCGGTGGCGTAACCGAAGACCGCTTTACAGCGGCTGGTTCTGGTATGGAGTTTGCGTTCTCCGTTCTGGAGGAGAACTATCGTGATGGTATTCCCCTTGAGGAAGGTGTTAGGCTTGCTCTCAAGGCCATCAAGGCTGCCACGAAGAGGGATGTTTTCACGGGTGGCGGCGTTACCCTCGTAACGATAACGGAGGAGGGCTACCGTGAGTGGAGCGAGGAGGAGCTGAAGTCTCTTCTTGAGTGA
- a CDS encoding beta-CASP ribonuclease aCPSF1, whose translation MIRRETFVDDILKEIREIIAQMVPREAGITDVEFEGPELVIYVKNPEAMMKDGELIKNLAKVLKKRISVRPDPDILLPPEKAEELIKQLVPPEAEITNISFDPSVGEVLIEARKPGLVIGKNGETLRLITQKVHWAPRVVRTPPIQSQTIYSIRSILQTESKDRRKFLRQVGRNIYRKSEYKSRWIRITGLGGFREVGRSALLVQTDESYVLVDFGVNIAALKDPTKAYPHFDAPEFRYVLDEGLLDAIIITHAHLDHSGMLPYLFRYKLFDGPIYTTPPTRDLMTLLQQDFIEIQHMNGVEPLYRPKDIKEVIKHTITLDYGEVRDIAPDIRLTLHNAGHILGSSIVHLHIGNGLHNIAITGDFKFIPTRLFEPAVSRFPRLETLVMESTYGGSNDYQMPREEAEKRLIEVIHQTLKRGGKVLIPAMAVGRAQEIMMVLEEYARVGGIAVPIYLDGMIWEATAIHTAYPEYLSKHIREQIFHEGYNPFLNPIFKSVANSRERQDIIDSGEPAIIIATSGMLVGGPSVEYFKQLAPDPKNSIIFVSYQAEGTLGRQVQRGLREIPIVGEDGRTEVINVNMEVHTIDGFSGHADRRELMSYVARVRPRPERIITVHGEAHKCLDLSSSIHKKFGISTRAPNNLDAIRLK comes from the coding sequence ATGATACGCCGTGAAACTTTCGTTGATGATATTCTAAAGGAAATTAGGGAGATAATAGCTCAAATGGTTCCAAGGGAGGCGGGGATTACCGACGTTGAGTTCGAGGGCCCGGAGCTCGTCATATACGTCAAGAACCCTGAGGCCATGATGAAGGACGGCGAACTGATCAAAAACCTCGCCAAAGTCCTCAAGAAGCGCATAAGCGTCCGCCCGGACCCTGATATACTGCTGCCGCCGGAAAAGGCCGAGGAACTGATAAAGCAGCTCGTTCCGCCGGAGGCCGAGATAACAAACATAAGCTTTGATCCTTCTGTTGGTGAAGTCCTCATCGAGGCTAGGAAGCCCGGCCTTGTGATTGGAAAGAACGGTGAGACCCTCAGGCTCATCACCCAGAAAGTTCATTGGGCACCGAGAGTTGTGAGGACACCGCCGATACAGAGCCAGACCATATACTCGATAAGGAGTATCCTCCAGACTGAGAGCAAAGACAGGCGGAAGTTCCTGAGGCAGGTCGGAAGGAACATCTACAGAAAGTCTGAGTACAAGAGCAGATGGATAAGAATAACGGGTCTCGGGGGCTTTCGAGAGGTCGGCAGAAGTGCTCTCCTCGTCCAGACCGACGAAAGCTATGTTCTGGTGGATTTTGGTGTTAATATTGCTGCACTCAAGGATCCAACGAAGGCTTATCCTCACTTTGACGCTCCGGAGTTCAGGTACGTTCTTGATGAGGGCCTCCTCGATGCAATAATTATTACCCACGCCCACCTCGACCACAGCGGAATGCTGCCGTACCTCTTCCGCTACAAGCTCTTCGACGGGCCGATTTACACAACGCCCCCAACCAGGGACCTGATGACTCTCCTCCAGCAGGACTTCATCGAGATACAGCACATGAACGGCGTCGAGCCTCTCTACAGGCCGAAGGATATCAAGGAGGTAATAAAGCACACGATAACCCTCGACTATGGTGAGGTAAGGGACATAGCTCCCGACATAAGGCTCACCCTTCACAACGCAGGCCACATTCTGGGTTCATCAATAGTCCACCTCCACATAGGCAACGGTCTCCACAACATAGCCATAACCGGCGACTTCAAGTTCATACCGACAAGGCTCTTTGAACCGGCGGTGAGCAGGTTCCCGCGCCTGGAAACCCTTGTCATGGAGTCAACCTACGGTGGAAGCAACGACTACCAGATGCCGCGTGAGGAAGCAGAGAAGAGGCTTATAGAGGTAATCCACCAGACGCTGAAGCGCGGAGGAAAAGTGCTCATACCGGCAATGGCCGTGGGTAGGGCACAGGAGATAATGATGGTTCTCGAGGAGTACGCCCGCGTCGGTGGAATAGCCGTTCCCATCTATCTTGACGGAATGATATGGGAAGCTACTGCAATCCACACTGCATATCCTGAATACCTCAGCAAGCACATCCGCGAGCAGATATTCCACGAGGGCTACAACCCGTTCCTGAACCCGATATTCAAGAGCGTCGCCAACAGCAGGGAGAGGCAGGACATAATAGACTCCGGCGAGCCGGCCATAATCATAGCGACCTCGGGTATGCTCGTTGGCGGGCCGAGCGTTGAGTACTTCAAGCAGCTCGCACCGGACCCGAAGAACAGCATAATCTTCGTCAGCTACCAGGCCGAGGGAACTCTAGGAAGGCAGGTTCAGAGGGGACTCCGCGAGATACCCATAGTCGGCGAGGACGGCAGGACTGAGGTTATTAACGTCAACATGGAAGTCCACACGATAGACGGCTTCTCAGGCCACGCCGACAGGAGGGAGCTCATGAGCTACGTGGCTAGGGTAAGGCCGAGGCCAGAGAGGATAATAACCGTCCACGGAGAGGCTCACAAGTGTCTCGATCTCAGCTCCAGCATTCATAAGAAGTTCGGTATCTCCACCCGCGCTCCCAACAACCTAGACGCCATAAGGCTCAAGTGA
- the rpiA gene encoding ribose-5-phosphate isomerase RpiA yields the protein MNVEEMKKAVAKEALKFIEDEMVVGLGTGSTTAYFIKYLGKLIMEGELEDVYGVPTSHQARLLALEVGIPVVSLDEVDAIDIAVDGADEVDPHMNLIKGRGAALTMEKIIEYRAGMFIVLVDESKLVEYLGQKMPVPIEVIPAAWRAIAEELEVFNATAELRMAVKKDGPVVTDNGNFILDAKFARIEDPLDLEIELNTIPGVVENGIFADIADIILVGTPEGVKRMER from the coding sequence ATGAACGTTGAAGAAATGAAAAAGGCCGTAGCTAAAGAGGCCCTCAAGTTCATTGAAGATGAGATGGTAGTTGGGCTTGGGACTGGCTCAACGACTGCCTACTTCATCAAGTACCTCGGAAAGCTCATTATGGAAGGGGAACTTGAGGACGTTTACGGCGTCCCAACTTCCCATCAGGCGAGACTTCTTGCCCTTGAGGTGGGGATTCCAGTTGTGAGCCTTGACGAAGTAGATGCGATAGACATAGCCGTAGATGGTGCCGACGAAGTTGACCCGCACATGAACCTGATAAAGGGGCGCGGCGCTGCCCTCACTATGGAAAAAATCATCGAGTATAGGGCTGGTATGTTCATCGTCCTGGTCGATGAGAGCAAGCTCGTTGAGTACCTGGGTCAGAAGATGCCCGTGCCGATTGAGGTTATCCCTGCCGCGTGGAGGGCAATCGCGGAGGAGCTTGAGGTCTTCAACGCGACGGCAGAGCTTAGAATGGCAGTGAAAAAGGACGGTCCGGTTGTTACTGACAACGGCAACTTTATACTGGATGCCAAGTTCGCCCGCATTGAGGATCCGCTCGACCTTGAAATAGAGCTTAACACAATACCCGGCGTAGTCGAGAACGGAATATTCGCTGACATAGCTGACATAATCCTCGTTGGGACTCCAGAAGGCGTTAAGAGAATGGAGAGGTGA